The sequence below is a genomic window from Flagellimonas marinaquae.
AATGCTTTTAAAACCTAATTATAATAGGCCCTATTTTAATCAAGGATTGATACATCAAAAGAAGGGAAACTTAGATGAAGCATGTAAATCATGGAAAATATCATTAGATCTTGGGTTTATGGAAGCCGAAGAAAAAATTGATGAATTTTGTAATTCAAAGGATTAATCCAAAAACACCAAACAAACTGGGTTTGGGTGGCTGGTCTCATTCATAAAAGTCAAGGTTCCGTTTTCTTTATCTCTTTTAAAAACTGCAATGTTGCTGGTCTTTTTATTGGCGACCAACAAGAATTCGCCCGTTGGGTCCATGGAAAAGTTTCTCGGCCAATCCCCTTGAACGGGTTCTCTTCCAACCAATTCCAATTGACCTGAATCGCTATCCACAGCAAAAATTACAATAGTGTTTTCCCCACGGTTGGAACCATATAAAAATTTCCCGTCCGGAGACAAATGCAAGTCGGCACAAAAGCTTTCCCCATCAAAATCAGCAGCTAAGGTCAATACCACCTGAACTTCTCGGTAATTTCCTTCACCATCTTTTTCAAAGACGGAAATGGTGCTGTTCAATTCGTTGATGACATATAACATTTGACCATTCTTACCATAGGTAAAGTGGCGAGGGCCTGCTCCATCTTCAAACGATATTGAACTCTGTTCGGCAGGAACGAACTCTCCATCCTTTTGATTGTATCGTTTTACCGTATCCAGTCCCAAATCGGTAACCATTAGTCCATCTATATTAAACTGTGCCATGTGCGCATGCGATGTTTTAACGGAGTCCAATGGTTTATGATCGATGATTTGTGGATTTTCAGATAGAGAACCGTCTTCATTAAGGGAGAAAATAGAAACATTGCCACCGGTATAGTTGGCAACGGCCAAATGTCCGTCTCCAGAAAGTGACAGATGACAAGGATGTGCCCCTTGGGTTCCCATGCTGTTCTGAAGTTCCAAAATATCATCTTTCAACTTAAAAGCGGAAACACCCCCGCCCAAACTATCAAAATTGGCAGTTTCTTGGACCGCATACAGGTTCTTTTTGTCTTCCGAAATGGCCAAATAGGATGGGTTCGTCAACTTCGCCGCCAGTTTTTTGCTGGACAGTTCCCCTGAACTCGCATCAAAAGAATACGTGTAGATGCCTTCACTATCTCCATCGGTATACGTTCCAACAAATAGGGTGTACATGGGTTTTTCTTGAGGTTTTTCCGCACAAGCGATTGCTAAAACAGCAACTATACCCACTAGAATAATTTTTTTCATGGATGTTTAGTTAGGCCACCCAAATTAAACATTCTAAATCAAAATAAATGGATTTAAGAGAGTTCGTTCTTGATTTCCTTTTGAAGAAAAATACCGGTCACAATGGTCGATAGCAGATCGGCAATACAAAATGAGAGCCATACACCCAACTCGCCCATAAACTTGGGCAATACCAAAATCAACGGGATAAAAAAGAAGCCCTGTCGGGTCAAAGTGAGCAATAAGGCGGGAATGGCTTTGCCGATTGCCTGAAAATATGCGGCACCTATTAACTGTATGGCGATAATGGGAGTCGCGGCAAACACCAAGCGCATGGCCAAAGGCGTATGCTCCAAAACAAAATTGTTGGTTGCCAGTTCTTCGACAGATAGCTCCGGCCGGTCACTTAGGAACAATGAGGCGATTTCCGAGGGAAAAACCATAAGAACCACAAAAACAAGGGTTGCTACCAAGGCTGCATATTTAATTGCCGTATAGATGGATTGTTTTACTCTTTCAAATTTTTGGGCGCCATAATTGTACCCAGCTATCGGAAGAAATCCTTGGGTTACGCCAAAAACGGGGAACAGGGCAAACATCAACATTCTGCCGATAATGGCATACACCGCTACCATCGCCTCTCCTCCCAAGTTGAACAATATATTGTTCATCAACAAATAGGTAATGCTGGTAACGGCCTGTCTGGCCAAGGTCACAAACCCCAAGGAACCGATTTCCCGAAGAATGGGTCGATCTAGTCCAAAATGGGAAATATCTATTTTTAATTCCGAATTTTTGGACAGAAAAAAGTAAAACACATAGAAGAAACAGAGCAAATAACCTACCGTGGTGGCCCAAGCGGCCCCATGCATACCCCAATCGAACACATAAATAAAAATGTAGTCCATTAAGAGGTTCCCAACGGACGGGATGATCATAGCGATCATGGCAAATCGAGGTTTTCCTTCTGCACGTATCACGGTGTTTCCCATCATGCAAAGTGCAAGAAAGGGCACTCCGTACAAAATGATAGTGTAATAAATCTTAGCGGGTTCAAAAATGGAACCTTTACCGCCAAAAGCTGGAATCAGGTTATCCACAAAATAGAGCCCTAGCGCCACCATGGAAATAGTGACCAACAAGGTCAACGTAATCTGGTTTCCGAACGTTTTAAGGGCCTTTTCCTTGTTATTTGCTCCAAGTGCCCTCGAAATAATGCTGGAACCCCCAATACCAATCGCCATGCCCAAGGCAGCGATAAAGAAGGATACGGGCAACACTACATTGATTGCGGCAATGGCAATGGAGCCTATCCAGTTGCCTACAAAAATGGAGTCCACCAATACGTTCAGGGACATTACCAAGATACCAATCGATGCGGGTACGGCCTGTTTGATCAGTAATTTTCCGATGGGTTCTTCGCCGAGTTCGCTTGAGGTTATTTTGGCCATGCCGGATTAAAGCTTTACATATTTTGTTGGTTGCTTAACTACAGGGTTCCCACCAACTTGCTCTTTTTCTTTTCCAATGTTTGTGCAATGCTATTCCAAAGCGCAATTCTCACCTTTAATGCCTTGGTGCTATAAACCTTAACATCGTCCCATTTTTGCTCATCTGCACCACATAGGGATTTGATCATACGTAGGGCCAAAGGGCCGTGCTCATCGCCATCCAGCTCTATGTGCCTTTTAAGATAATATTCCAATTTTTTGTACCTGCTCGGCCCATTTGAGCCAGATTGTTCAATAATGCTCAAGAACATATCAGGAATTAAATCCTCCCGGCCAAAGGTAAATGCTGCTGCAATTATATGCGGTTGTCGGGTGCTGATAACATCAAAAGTAAATTGAAGAAAATCCTTTTCTGCTTGGTTGAGTTGAGCTTTTTTAATTTGATCGGAGATTTTATCCAAATTATTGAACGAAGAAATAGTTGCTTGCACTTTCTCCGTATCTGCACCAACCTCTTTCATGGCGTCGAGGTACATTTCAAAATGACTTTTAGGCTCTCCCAACTCGTTGCGGTCCGTTTCTTCCTCCAGGACAATTTCGTTGATGAAACGAGCCACCTCGGTATTGGGGCATGGCTGCCAGGGCAAATCTACACAAGTTAAGCTGCGCTGAAGTGCTTTTAGGAGAGACATAAAATCCCAAACGGCATACACATGGCTTTCCATAAAGGTTTTAATGTCATCCAACGAATCCAATTGGGTATAAAGTAGGTGATTTTTGAGCGTATTGCGAAGGGGTTCAAGTTCTTTCCCCAGATTTTCAATTTTCATATTCTCTTTGGTTTCAGACTTATCGGATATGGGTTTCTGGCAAAGCACCGTTAACTTCCCATGCTTTGATCCATTTGGCCATAAGTTGGGCCCAGTCGTCGCGGTCGTTCAAGCATGGAATGTGGATGTAGTCTCCACCGCCTGCTTCTTGGAACTGTTCCTTGCCTTCCATGGCAATTTCCTCAAGAGTTTCTAGGCAATCGCTCACAAATGCAGGAGTGATTACGGCCAATTTTTTTATACCTTCTTCCCCTAATCGTTCAAACTCCTTGTCGGTAAATGGTTGCAGCCAAGGGTCACTGCCCAATCTAGATTGGAATGAGGTGCTCACCTTATCTTCTGGCAAATTCAGCTCTTTCTTTACCAGTTCGGTAGTATCGTAACATTGGTGGCGGTAGCAGGTATGGTGCGCTACGGAATTGGTCTTGCAACACTGTCCGTTCAGCTGGCAATGGAACTTGGTCGGGTCTGATTTTCTGATATGCCTCTCCGGAATTCCGTGATAGGAAAATAGGATATGGTCGTAATCGAAACCCTTTAAACCTTCCGCTATACTTTTGGATAATATTTTGATGTAATCTGGATTACTGTAAAAGGCCGGTAGAGTGGTCATTTGCATATCAGGGAAATCTTGTTGTTGCACCTCCAGTGCTTTTACAACAACCGTTTCATAGGAAGACATGGCATAATGTGGGTACAGCGGCACCAAGAACACCTCATCGACCCCTTTCTCCTTCAATTCTTGTAACCCTTCTTTAATGGACATGGAACCGTATCTCATGCCCAATGCCACCGGTAATTCGATTTGATTTCGGACCTTTTCTGCAAACCTTTCCGAAATAATGATCAAAGGAGAACCTTCGTCCCACCAAATTTTAGAATATGCTTCGGCGGATTTTTTTGGGCGAGTATTCAGAATGATTCCTCGAACTATAATATTCCTTAAAACAGGATTTACATCGATTACACGTTCGTCCATCAAAAACTCATCCAAATACGGCTTAACATCTTTGGCTGTTGGGCTGTCCGGCGACCCAAGGTTGACCAATAAAACTCCTTTCTTCACACTTATTTGTTTTGAGCAGCTAAAATACAACACCAAGAGGACTTCGCCTTTTGTAGCTTACAAAACTTTCTTATGATGAAATAATGAATATCGATTTTGTTTAGACTTTGGGATTGCCTTGAATTTTTCTGTCTTATTTTTGGAGTATGGAGTCCTTTTATGATACAGTTTCCAAAGAGTCGCTTATTTACTTGGGCGCTGCCCTTCTTGTGCTCGTTCTCCTGTTTTGGGGTACAGCAGCGCTGATGAAACGATTGGGCAAGAATCCGAAGTATCTTTTGCCCAAAAGTTCTTTTAAACGATTGGCTACGCCATTGGTTTTGATTTTTATTGCCGTACTCCTTAGGATGAAGGCATTACGTGACCTCCTTAACCTCGAGGATGCAGGATATTGGTTTAGAAAGGCCAGCACCATCCTATTTATTTTTGCCATGGCGTGGGCAATGATCGCCATGTTAAAGATTATAAAAGCGGTAATCATCAAAAACTACGACATTGGTGTTGCCGATAATTTAAAGGCACGTAAAGTTTATACACAGTTTACAATTCTGGAGCGTATTTTTATTTTTATCATAGTCTTGCTTGCAACTGGTTTTGCATTGATGAGCTTTGAAGAAATCCGTGAGGTGGGCATCAGTATTTTTGCTTCTGCAGGAGTGGCGGGTATCATTATCGGGTTTTCGGCACAACAGTTTATCGGTACTATTTTGGCTGGCATCCAAATTGCCATTGCCCAACCCATTAAACTTGATGATGTGGTAATTGTGGAAGGGGAATGGGGCCGTATCGAAGAGATTACTTTAACGTATGTTGTGGTGAGTATTTGGGACAAAAGGCGTTTGATCGTGCCTACACCTTACTTTATAAATCAGCCCTTCCAAAATTGGACCAAAACATCTGCCGATTTAATGGGAACCGTTTTTCTGTATGTGGATTATAATGTTCCGTTTGATAAAATTCGAGAAGAACAAACAAAAATCCTGAACAATACCGATCTTTGGGACGGTAAGGTAAACGTTGTACAAGTTACGGATACCAAACCAAATTATTTGGAAATTCGATGTTTGGTCAGTGCCAAAGACTCGTCCACGGCCTGGGACCTCAGGGTGTATTTAAGGGAAAGACTGATTGTTTACCTCCAAGAAAATTACCCAGAAAGTATTGCTAGAACCACGAGATTGACGGTTGAACATAAAAATGAAGAAAATTGATGAAACAAACTATACTCGCTCTTTTATTGACTTTGGGATATGGGTTAAATGCACAACAGATTACCTGTTCCCCAGAGGACAAATCGCTTTTTGAAGTTAAGCTTTTGGACCTAATGCAAACCAAAGGCGCCAACTTGGGCGACACCATTGCACAGGTGGGCCGATCGTTCCTTGGAACTCCGTATGTGGAAAAAACTCTCGAAGTTGGTGATACGGAAACTTTGGTGGTGAACTTCGGCGGATTGGATTGTACAACATTTGTGGAAAATGTATTGGCTTTTAGCCTGATGCTGCAAAACCGGCAAAAGGATTTTGAAAGCTTTACGGACAATCTGGAGACTGTTCGGTATAGAAACGGCAGTTTAAACGGGTATCCTTCTCGTTTACACTATTTTACAGAATGGATTCGGAATAACGAGCGTAAGGGGTTAGTAAAGGACATCACCGAGGAATTAGGGGGCGAGAAACTGGAAAAGTCCATTAATTTTATGGGGACCCATCGTAACCTGTACCCTTTTTTGGCCAGCGATGAGAATTTTGAAGCAATATTAGAGGTGGAAAAGGCACTGGACACAGAAGAAATTTGTTATTTGCCAAAGGGCCAAATAGAAAGCAAGGAACACCTGATAAAATCCGGGGACATTATTGCTTTGGCCACATCTATAAAAGGATTGGATGTAACACATACCGGAATTGCATTGCACAGACCCGATGGTAGGTTGCATCTATTACATGCTTCCAGTAAGAATGGTGAAGTAGAGATTTCCGAGTTGCCGTTGGCGGATTACCTCAAAAACATCAAAAGCAATATAGGAATCATTGTTGCCAGACCTGCTTTAGTCTCTTTTTAAACACCATTCGATAGCGCCCAAAAGATGCTGGCGGAACATAGGCTCATTGAACGAATCGTCCGTATGGCCTCCCCCTGTATAAAAGGCCCTGCCACCATCAAACTCTTGGAACCAGGCAATTGGATGATCGGGTCCATTGGTGCCCCCTTCATAACTGGTCTCGTCCAAATTGAGCAATACGGTAACATCGGGACTTAGATTTTTATAATTGTACCATTCATCTGTTCTGGTCCAAGTTTCCTTCAAGTGGGCAGTGGACGGGTGTATATTGTTTACCACATCAATTTTAGCTTTTCTCACATTAGGGTCATTTGGATGGGAATCAAAATAGCCCCCTACCAATTTACCGTACCAATCCCAATCATACTCGGTATCGGCAGCGGCATGCACACCCATAAAAGCACCACCTCCTTTAATAAACTGCTCAAATGCAAGCTGTTGAGTATGGTTCAGCACATCCATGGTTGTGTTCAAAAAAACCACTAGCTTGTAATTATCAAGATTTAAGGTGTTAAAATCATCTCCGGATTCGGATTGCAA
It includes:
- a CDS encoding lactonase family protein, with amino-acid sequence MKKIILVGIVAVLAIACAEKPQEKPMYTLFVGTYTDGDSEGIYTYSFDASSGELSSKKLAAKLTNPSYLAISEDKKNLYAVQETANFDSLGGGVSAFKLKDDILELQNSMGTQGAHPCHLSLSGDGHLAVANYTGGNVSIFSLNEDGSLSENPQIIDHKPLDSVKTSHAHMAQFNIDGLMVTDLGLDTVKRYNQKDGEFVPAEQSSISFEDGAGPRHFTYGKNGQMLYVINELNSTISVFEKDGEGNYREVQVVLTLAADFDGESFCADLHLSPDGKFLYGSNRGENTIVIFAVDSDSGQLELVGREPVQGDWPRNFSMDPTGEFLLVANKKTSNIAVFKRDKENGTLTFMNETSHPNPVCLVFLD
- a CDS encoding MATE family efflux transporter; translation: MAKITSSELGEEPIGKLLIKQAVPASIGILVMSLNVLVDSIFVGNWIGSIAIAAINVVLPVSFFIAALGMAIGIGGSSIISRALGANNKEKALKTFGNQITLTLLVTISMVALGLYFVDNLIPAFGGKGSIFEPAKIYYTIILYGVPFLALCMMGNTVIRAEGKPRFAMIAMIIPSVGNLLMDYIFIYVFDWGMHGAAWATTVGYLLCFFYVFYFFLSKNSELKIDISHFGLDRPILREIGSLGFVTLARQAVTSITYLLMNNILFNLGGEAMVAVYAIIGRMLMFALFPVFGVTQGFLPIAGYNYGAQKFERVKQSIYTAIKYAALVATLVFVVLMVFPSEIASLFLSDRPELSVEELATNNFVLEHTPLAMRLVFAATPIIAIQLIGAAYFQAIGKAIPALLLTLTRQGFFFIPLILVLPKFMGELGVWLSFCIADLLSTIVTGIFLQKEIKNELS
- a CDS encoding DUF3050 domain-containing protein — protein: MKIENLGKELEPLRNTLKNHLLYTQLDSLDDIKTFMESHVYAVWDFMSLLKALQRSLTCVDLPWQPCPNTEVARFINEIVLEEETDRNELGEPKSHFEMYLDAMKEVGADTEKVQATISSFNNLDKISDQIKKAQLNQAEKDFLQFTFDVISTRQPHIIAAAFTFGREDLIPDMFLSIIEQSGSNGPSRYKKLEYYLKRHIELDGDEHGPLALRMIKSLCGADEQKWDDVKVYSTKALKVRIALWNSIAQTLEKKKSKLVGTL
- the hemH gene encoding ferrochelatase, with product MKKGVLLVNLGSPDSPTAKDVKPYLDEFLMDERVIDVNPVLRNIIVRGIILNTRPKKSAEAYSKIWWDEGSPLIIISERFAEKVRNQIELPVALGMRYGSMSIKEGLQELKEKGVDEVFLVPLYPHYAMSSYETVVVKALEVQQQDFPDMQMTTLPAFYSNPDYIKILSKSIAEGLKGFDYDHILFSYHGIPERHIRKSDPTKFHCQLNGQCCKTNSVAHHTCYRHQCYDTTELVKKELNLPEDKVSTSFQSRLGSDPWLQPFTDKEFERLGEEGIKKLAVITPAFVSDCLETLEEIAMEGKEQFQEAGGGDYIHIPCLNDRDDWAQLMAKWIKAWEVNGALPETHIR
- a CDS encoding mechanosensitive ion channel family protein → MESFYDTVSKESLIYLGAALLVLVLLFWGTAALMKRLGKNPKYLLPKSSFKRLATPLVLIFIAVLLRMKALRDLLNLEDAGYWFRKASTILFIFAMAWAMIAMLKIIKAVIIKNYDIGVADNLKARKVYTQFTILERIFIFIIVLLATGFALMSFEEIREVGISIFASAGVAGIIIGFSAQQFIGTILAGIQIAIAQPIKLDDVVIVEGEWGRIEEITLTYVVVSIWDKRRLIVPTPYFINQPFQNWTKTSADLMGTVFLYVDYNVPFDKIREEQTKILNNTDLWDGKVNVVQVTDTKPNYLEIRCLVSAKDSSTAWDLRVYLRERLIVYLQENYPESIARTTRLTVEHKNEEN
- a CDS encoding N-acetylmuramoyl-L-alanine amidase-like domain-containing protein — protein: MKQTILALLLTLGYGLNAQQITCSPEDKSLFEVKLLDLMQTKGANLGDTIAQVGRSFLGTPYVEKTLEVGDTETLVVNFGGLDCTTFVENVLAFSLMLQNRQKDFESFTDNLETVRYRNGSLNGYPSRLHYFTEWIRNNERKGLVKDITEELGGEKLEKSINFMGTHRNLYPFLASDENFEAILEVEKALDTEEICYLPKGQIESKEHLIKSGDIIALATSIKGLDVTHTGIALHRPDGRLHLLHASSKNGEVEISELPLADYLKNIKSNIGIIVARPALVSF
- a CDS encoding ThuA domain-containing protein, with the translated sequence MKKFALYLLSFCFALHVSAQDIPAEKENTQKMPDLVLVFTKTQGFRHKSIEKGVQTFRELGRQNGFIALQSESGDDFNTLNLDNYKLVVFLNTTMDVLNHTQQLAFEQFIKGGGAFMGVHAAADTEYDWDWYGKLVGGYFDSHPNDPNVRKAKIDVVNNIHPSTAHLKETWTRTDEWYNYKNLSPDVTVLLNLDETSYEGGTNGPDHPIAWFQEFDGGRAFYTGGGHTDDSFNEPMFRQHLLGAIEWCLKRD